A window of Ipomoea triloba cultivar NCNSP0323 chromosome 2, ASM357664v1 contains these coding sequences:
- the LOC116006942 gene encoding NAC domain-containing protein 100-like, translating into MVMEKLCEGVGDQMELPPGFRFHPTDEELITHYLSNKVLDSTFSAIAIAEVDMNKVEPWDLPWKARIGEKEWYFFCVRDKKYPTGLRTNRATVAGYWKATGKDKEIFRGKCLVGMKKTLVFYMGRAPKGVKTNWVSHEYRLEGQLSLQNLNKPSKVQNDWVLCRVFQKSSGGKKVHISGMIRSNYPAGNGPHNSPLLPPLADSPPCHGGAAKANSYVHCFSSKQQDMNMNMNMNLINFSPLPISPIIPNNPFTTNPLQIPLLPMQDPATLRNWLANYGFKTEKEIASGVSQETGLSTDINTEISSAVGKRCFQDPPSTPPPGPQDFDCLWSY; encoded by the exons ATGGTTATGGAGAAGTTATGTGAAGGGGTTGGAGATCAGATGGAATTGCCCCCAGGGTTTCGATTCCACCCAACAGATGAAGAGCTAATCACCcattatttatcaaataaggTTCTTGATTCCACCTTCTCTGCTATTGCTATTGCAGAAGTTGATATGAACAAGGTTGAGCCTTGGGACTTACCAT GGAAAGCAAGAATTGGGGAAAAGGAATGGTATTTTTTCTGTGTGAGAGACAAGAAGTATCCGACAGGGCTGAGAACCAACAGAGCCACGGTTGCAGGGTACTGGAAAGCCACCGGAAAAGACAAGGAGATTTTCCGGGGTAAATGTCTGGTGGGGATGAAGAAAACTCTGGTTTTCTACATGGGCAGAGCTCCTAAAGGTGTCAAAACCAATTGGGTCAGCCATGAGTATAGACTTGAAGGTCAATTGTCTCTTCAAAACCTTAACAAGCCATCtaag GTACAGAATGACTGGGTACTCTGCAGAGTGTTTCAGAAGAGCTCAGGTGGCAAAAAAGTCCATATTTCCGGCATGATAAGATCCAATTACCCTGCCGGAAATGGACCCCACAACTCCCCTCTCCTTCCACCATTAGCCGATTCACCGCCCTGTCACGGCGGCGCCGCCAAGGCCAACAGCTACGTGCACTGCTTCTCCAGCAAACAACAAGacatgaatatgaatatgaatatgaatttgatCAACTTTTCCCCATTACCCATTTCTCCAATAATCCCCAATAATCCTTTCACTACAAATCCTCTCCAAATCCCATTACTCCCCATGCAAGATCCTGCAACCCTGAGGAACTGGCTCGCAAACTATGGGTTCAAAACAGAGAAAGAGATAGCCAGTGGAGTGTCTCAGGAGACTGGTCTTAGCACTGACATAAACACCGAAATCTCCTCCGCCGTGGGAAAGAGATGTTTCCAAGACCCTCCATCAACACCTCCACCAGGACCACAAGACTTTGACTGCCTCTGGAGTTACTGA